The sequence AACGGGTGGCCGGCCGCCAGGATCGCCCCGACGGCCGACGCCCCCCCGTTGATCCACACCCAATCGCCGAGCAGCGTCCGGCCCAACGCCGGGTCGCGCACGAACCCGACGACGAACCCGGTGATCACCACCGCCGCGACGGCCCACGGCAGCGCCCGCACCCACCGCGCGGCGGGCGGCACCGTGTCGAGCGCCGCGATGCGCTCGGCGGGCGGGGCGTCGGGCCCGGCGCGCAACGTCGCCGCCACCCCCTTCAGGTGCCCCGCCCCAATGACCGCCAGCAGGTGCGGGCGTCCGCCGTCCTCCGCGTCGTCCGTCTCCGTCAGGCGGGCCGCCTCCTGCTCGAGGCGCGCCGCCATGTAGGCGTCGCGTTCCTCGATCAGGGGGCCGTACAGGCGCCCGCCCTGCTCCGCGAACTCCTCGAACGTCGCCTCGAGGACGTCGCCCTCCTTGAGGCGCTCGATCTCCGTTTCGTCGATCGCGTCGCGCGACAGGACGCTGCCCAGAAGCCCCGCGAACAGCTCGAAGCGCCCCCACCACGGCACGTTGCGGTAGACGCGCCGAAGCGTCGTCCCGATGTCGCGATCGATCGTGACGACCTCGAGTCCCGCCTCGTCGGCGCTACGGATGGCGTCGCGCATCTCCTGCCCCGGCTCGATGCCGTACTGGTCCGCCAACCGCTGCTGGAAGGCGCCCAACGCCAGGTTCGCCGCCATCGCCCCCGCCCGGCCGGTGCGCACCACCTCGAACAGGTCGGTCTTCAGGATGCGGTCGGGATCGACCAACGCCGCGTGGCGTTGCGCGTCGAGCTCGAGCGCGACGACGTCGTACGCCCCCGAGCGGATGCGGGCGACGACCTCCTCGGCGCTGGCGCGCGAGACGTGCGCGGTGCCGAGCAGCGTCACGTCGACGCCGTGCACCCGGACGGTCTCGACCGGACCGCCGGACGCGTCCGGCGGTCCGGCGTCCGCGCCGGGCGCGTCGGGGGGAGGGGGGGCGTCGCTCACGAACCCCGAGTCTACCGGCTCGCGCCCGCCGCGCGGGTCCGCCCGCCGTCCGGGGGCGC is a genomic window of Trueperaceae bacterium containing:
- a CDS encoding TraB/GumN family protein, with the protein product MSDAPPPPDAPGADAGPPDASGGPVETVRVHGVDVTLLGTAHVSRASAEEVVARIRSGAYDVVALELDAQRHAALVDPDRILKTDLFEVVRTGRAGAMAANLALGAFQQRLADQYGIEPGQEMRDAIRSADEAGLEVVTIDRDIGTTLRRVYRNVPWWGRFELFAGLLGSVLSRDAIDETEIERLKEGDVLEATFEEFAEQGGRLYGPLIEERDAYMAARLEQEAARLTETDDAEDGGRPHLLAVIGAGHLKGVAATLRAGPDAPPAERIAALDTVPPAARWVRALPWAVAAVVITGFVVGFVRDPALGRTLLGDWVWINGGASAVGAILAAGHPFTVLGTAVAAPLTSLNPTIGAGFVAAAIEVWVRRPRVGDFASLRRDATTLRGWYGNRVARALLVFLGATLGSAIGTWVAGARILTRLF